The following is a genomic window from Bacteroidia bacterium.
TGAAGCTTCCGAATTTGAAATGACTGCCAGCGGATTGCGTATCGTATGTTCGCGTTCACACATGACCAAAGAGGTCGAAGAATATGTAGCACAGTTTGACAATCCGGAAGCCGTTTCACTTGGCAGTTCGCTGAAACTGATCATGATTGCGGAAGGTAAAGCAGATATTTACCCTCGGCTGGCTCCAACTATGGAGTGGGATACCGCAGCGGCTCAGGTGATTGTGGAGGAAGCCGGCGGAACCGTGATCAATTACGAAACCGGTGAACCTGTGGTCTATAACAAAGAAAACCTTCTGAATCCATGGTTCATTGTCTTCGCACGTAAACTCAGCTAAAAACTAATTTTGTATAGAGCGCGCAGAAGTCCCTAAACAGGGACTTTTGTGTTTTAGTACCTTGTGGGCATAAACTTCCAGCCCGGTATTACTTTTTGCATTTCCACTTCATCATTTCGCTCTTTAAGCCCGCAGTGGAGATAGTTTTGGTGGAGTTGTTTCAGCGCTTCCTGATTAATGGAAACCCCCAGTCCAGGCCCTTCAGGGAGTTTTGCCATCCCATCCTCAAAGTGTATTTTCCCACCTTCTATCACTTCATCAACCTGCCATGGGTAATGGGTATCAAGCGCATGGGCGAATACGGGCAAAGCTGCGCCAAGATGTATCATTGCCGCCAGCGAGATGCCCAAATGGCTGTTGGAGTGCATGGAAAATCCCCGTCCAAAAATGGTGCATATTTTATACAGGTCCATCGAAGCTCTCAAGCCACCCCAAAAGTGATGGTCAGACAGAATAATATCTTCAGAACCCCATTCAACCGAAGATTTTAGCTGCGCAAAAGAAGTCGTACACATATTGGTAGCGAGCGGCACTTTCAATTCTTTTCTTAATGCCGCCATTTCCTGCTGCCCTCTTACAGGATCTTCGAGATAGTCGAGCATCGGTTCCAGCTCCTTGCCCCAGCGGCGGGCAGTTTGAGGAGACCAGACTGCATTGGGGTCAAACCGGAGCGGTATTTGCGGGCCAAAATGTTTTGCCAGCGCGCGAATCGCGGCGACTTCTTCTTTGGGCTCAAACACCCCACCTTTAAGTTTTATAGACTTAAAACCAAAATACCGGCACATTTCTACGGCCTGTCTGACCATATCTTCGGGCGTGAGCGCAGCCTTTTGTCGTTCAGCTTCCCAGCCGGTCGCTTTGGGATCGGTAGCAAATCCCCATTCGCCGCCTGCACCTTCATGTTTATAAAAAAGATATGCAGCAAAAGGCACCCTTTCCCGGAATACCCCTCCCAGAAGCTCTGCCACGCGGCGGTTGAGTTCCTTGCCCATTATATCCAGTGAGGCTACTTCAAAAGCGCTGATCACATGGACAGCTTTTCGCTGGTCCCAGGGTTTATCTCCCCTGTTTTCATCTGATTTCTTTTGAAAAAACTCTTTGATCCGGTAGGCAAGCAAGTTAAACTGAAAGATATCCGCGCCGATCAGCAATTCTTTTGAAGCTTCCAGCGCATGTAAAATACCCACCCCACCGGGGACCTCCGCAATGCCGGTTACATTTCCTCTGGTTTTGACCTGTACGATATTGCGCAACGCGTACGGTGCATGAAGTCCCGCAGCATTGAGAAGCGGCGGATCTCCTATCGCTATGGGGGTGATCACAACTTCTTCGATTTGGGTAGATAGGTTGGGCATATTTTGAGAATAAGAGTGAAAGAGTAAAGTATTATTTTTTTTCGTTAACTTTTTACCAAAAATATGAATGCTCTCAAAGAAAAGATAAAAAACAATGAAGCCGTACATGGCTGCTGGCTAAGTGTGGGTTCGGCGATGAACGCAGAGATCATGGGTAAAGCTGGTTTTGACTGGCTGTTGATTGATCTGGAGCATGGTGCAGGCACAGAGTCAGAACTTCCCGGCCAGTTGCAGGCGCTTTCAGGAGTCCCTACCCAGGCGATTGTGCGCGTGGAAAGCGGCCAACCCAAACGCATACAGCGAGTACTGGATATAGGCGCCGCAGGCATCATGTTTCCCCAGTTAAATACTTCCGCTGAAGTTGCTGAAGCACTTGGGCACATGGTTTATCCTCCGGCGGGGACACGTGGAGCGGCGAGGATGGTGCGAGCCACCGACTTTGGGCTGAATGCAAATACTTATTTTGCAGATACCCGTGCCCACCTCACCAGCATGGTGCAGATCGAAACCCTGGAGAGCCTGAAACATCTGGACGAAATTGCAGCTCTGGAAGGAACCGATGTATTATTTGTAGGGCCTTCAGATCTTACTTTTGCATTAGGCATATTTGGGCAATGGGAACACCCCGACTATGTTGCAGCCCTCAAAGCTACGGTCAAAGCCTGCAAAAATGCGGGAAAGGCCGCAGGTATCCTCTTGCTGGACAGTGAGCAATACGAGCGGTTTTACGACCTCGGTTTTAGAGTGATTGCCTGCGGATCTGATGCGTCTATTTTACTTACCAGCGCAAAAGACCTCGCCTCTGATTTAAAAAACCAGCAGATTCTTAAAGAAAAGAAAAGCAGGGAAAATTGATACGATATGTTTGCAAGTACTTTATTCAAAGATAAAATTGCCCTGGTAACCGGTGGCCGAAGCGGGATAGGTTATGCCATCGCACAGATGATGCTTTCGCTGGGAGCGAAGGTGTATATCGCTTCCCGAAAAGAAGACAAACTGCGGGAAGCCGCATCAAAGCTGGGCGAATTCGGCCACTGCGAAGCATTCCCCTGCGATATTCGTCAGACAGAGCAGATCGCACGCCTGGCGCAACACATCAAAACCAGGGAGGGAAGGCTTGATATCCTGATCAACAATGCCGGGGGGCAGTTTCCCCTGGCGGCAGAAGCCATTAGCGATAATGGATGGAACGCGGTGATCAACAACAACCTCAACGGGACATTTTTTATGACCCGTGATATGGCGAATACATTTTTTATTCCGCAAAAGGAAGGGGTAATTGTCAATATTATTGCGGACATTTTCAGAGGATTTCCGGGTATGGCCCATACAGGTGCCGCACGGGCAGGAGTAGAAAACCTCACCAAAACACTTGCTGTCGAATGGGCAAAATATCACATCCGGATCAATTCTGTCGCACCGGGCATTATCAATTCTACCGGACTTGACCAATACCCTCCCCAGCTCAAACAAGGGCTGGAAGAAGCCATTCCTATGAAAAGATTTGGTACGGTTGAAGAAGTAGCGTGGATGACGTGTTTTCTGGCCAGCCCGATGGCTGCATTTACCACAGGAGATACCATTTATGTAGATGGGGGAAGAAGACTCAGCGGAGAATTGTTTAAATTTTAATTAACCACCAATGAAATCCTATTACTTCACAGAAGAACACGAAATGTTTCGCCAAAGCCTGCGAAGCTTTCTCGATAAAGAGGTAATACCCCATATTGACCGTTGGGAAGAGGAGGAGCAAATTCCCAAAGAAGTATGGAAAAAAATGGGCGACCTGGGGTTTCTGGGCCTTTCTTATCCGGAAAAATACGGAGGAATGGCGCTTGATTTTTTCTACGATGTGATATTTTGTGAGGAGGTTTCCAAATGTTTTTCCGGAGGATTTGCCGTTACCCAGATGGTTGTACAGTATATGTCGGGGCCTTATATTCTGAAATACGGTTCTGATTTTCTCAAAGAAAAATACCTGCCCAAAATCATTTCAGGCGAATGGGTTTGCAGCATTGCCATTACCGAACCCGGAGCCGGCTCAGATGCCGCCAATATCCAGACCAACGCAACAAGAGAGGGCGATCATTATATAGTGAATGGAGCCAAAACCTTCATAACAAATGGCGTGTATGGAGATTTTTTGGTGGCGGTTGTCAAGACTGACCCACAGGCGGGGCCGGCAGGGGTAAGTTTGCTGGTCATAGACCGAAATGCGCCCGGCGTATCTGCCACCAAACTCAAAAAACTTGGATGGCATGCCTCGGATACGGCCGAACTAAGCTTTGATCAGGTAAAAGTACCGGTCGAAAACCTGATTGGAAAGGAAGGCCATGGATTTTATTATCTTATGGGTGGTTTGCAGGTCGAAAGGCTTACCGGATCTGTAGGTGCTTATGCAGGTTGTGAAGCTGCATTGGAATATGCGCTGGGGTATATGGCTGAAAGAAAAGCCTTTGGCCGCACGATCAACAAATTTCAGGTATTGCGGCACCGGGTTGCGCAGCTTGCTGCTGAGCTGGAAGCGGTGAAACAGTTTGTACTTTACTGCGCCCGACGGCATAATGACGGGGAATATATTGTAAAAGAATGTTCGATGGCAAAACTTCTTTCCACAGAATTGTCAGACAAAACGGCGTATGATTGTCTTCAATTTTTGGGCGGTTATGGCTATATGGAGGAATACCGGATGGCGCGGATGTTTCGCGACAGCCGAATCCTCACCATCGGTGGCGGCACATCGGAGATCATGCGCGAGATCATTGCAAAAATGGTAATTGACGACGTGAAATACGCCCCTGCTTCCCGGCAAAATTCTTTTAACCCTGAAAAGGCAGAAGAATAAGCACTGCGGCAGCGGCGGCGGCCATATTGCTTTTCGGTTCGACAGAAGCTATAGGATATTTAAAATCGCCCTTTTCACCCGGAAAAACCTGATTGCCGATAATGGTAGCTATAGGGTTTTCAAACAGATTTTTATCTCCTTCATAAACTTTGTTGTCCACAACTGTAGCAAGAGGCGACTCAAACCAACCTTTTTTTCCCTGGAAGATCTTATTTTCCACGATGGTAAGCAGGGCGGATTCCATAAAACCTTTTTCGCCTTCATAAACCTGGTCGCCTTCCATTGTGGCAAACGGCTTGTCAAAACGCCGTTTATCGCCGACGTAAATATTGACTGTGGGTGTATTCATAGCCAAAGATAATTATTTTTTTACCACACGGAACCCATCATATTCGTTGGCGACCATCGGTTTGCTACGGCCCCGGAACCTGATTTTAGAATATTTCCCTGCGAGTGCATAAGATCCTCCGTGAAGCACCTTATATTCTCCAGTCTCCGGGCCCCTTGGGTTAATGTGCCAGATATCTGCCTTTGCTAATTTTTTTATATAGTCAGGGTCATAACTATCCCAGCACCATTCCCAGGCATTGCCACTCATATCGTACAGCCCCAATTCGTTGGCAGCCAGGCCTCCTACTTTGGCGATTTGGGCAGAGCCAGCGACTTGAGAATTTTCCTCATACCAGGCGACTTCTGCGGGGTCATCACTTCCGGCATATAATTCTACAGGCCCTCCCTTACGGCCACCGGCTGCGGCAAAAGTCCATTCCATCTCTGTAGGAAGCCGGTATCCGGAAGCATCCCAGTTTATGCGAATACTGCTCAGCGTTTTTCCGGTATAAGCAGGGGTGAGCCCCTGTTTTTCGCTGAGCCAGTTGCAATATTCAATGGCATCGAGCCACGTAATATTTACAACAGGGAGATCTCCTGACACCCGCATACCCGGCATTAGGTTGGGCATACGCTTACCTGTGGCTGTACAATAAAGGTTGTATTGCCATGAGGTAATTTCATACTTACCGATTTCAAAGTTGTCCAGCCGGGCATTGATGGCAGATGATGTTGCTTTGGCAGAATCATCCAAAGTCACCACCTCTGAAGGAGTTTTAAGCCGGTAAACGACATTTCCACCATCCACCCGGACCATATCGGGAAAATAACGTTCTTCCAGGCTTACTTTGGACTTCAGGTTATATTTAATTGAAAGCTCGTTCAGGTATTTCTTTAGCTGGCTGGGACTTTTGCCGGAAAGCGGGGCATCAGCACCACGGGGGGGATCGATTTTTTGTACCTCCCCCAACATCTCAGCCGCCTGGGGAGTCTGACCTGCTTCCAGATAAAAATAGGCCAGTTCGAGGAGATTAGGTACCGTTTCTGTTGATTTCCAATCACCGGCATCTGCGAGTATATCGTAGGCTTTATCGTATTTAAGCTGGCAGATCAGATCATCTACCTGACGGTTGATCATTGCGATGGGTTTCTCAATGATCGTGGGATTGGTGGGCAGGTTCTGGCAGGTTTTCAGTTCCTTTTGCAAGCTGTCATTGCGGTGGTTGATATTGTCAATCAGCCCGTCTTTTTTGTCAATTCTTTCGTTGAGCGATGCGATGAGGTTGTCTTTTCGACTCAGGTCTGCGGTCAGTTTGTTCAGCCGCAGAATGTAATTGTATTCTCTTTTTTCGAGGCTGTCTACCTGGTTATTACACGCTTTCAAGGCGGCAGCAGATTCATTGGGGGCAACAGGGTCAGGCGAAGGAGGACCAGGCTTCGGAGGATCAGGTACCGGGGATGGATCATCTTTTTGAACCGGCCTTGTGTTTGTCGCATAGAGTGTGTCAATGGCTGGGTTCAGGTCCCCCGAAAAGAAGACCGTAACAGGAACACTGTCTATCATTAAGGTAATGGGTTTTGCGGGCATATTGGGAATGATTGCCCCCATATTGAAACCCGCAATACTGTCGCTTTTTTCTTCGATCACCCCTGTCTGGTACATAGAAATGCTTCCGGTTAAAACCAGAAGCGCCAATAGGGCGGTACCAATCCAGAGAATCCATTTGCCTCTGGCCCATATTGCGGCCAGGTCAGCTTTCCTTCTGCTTTTTTTGACATAAGAAGCCTCTGCATGATTCAGGTCAATTCCGCCAAGAAATGGGGTAATAAATACCAAATCTTCTTCATCCAGCCAAAAGTTTCCGCCTTCCTGCCGACGGGAAAGGTGGAGTGCGTAATTTTGTTTGATCAGCTTTTCGGATCTTCGGCGGTTTTCTTCCCTGGAGGGAAATCTGCGGCGGATTTGAGACGCAAGCAGGTCGTGGGATATTTCTAAATTCATGGTAGTTAGGCGCTTATGATTCTCATTTCCTGAAATTTCTCGATACACTGTCTGATCAATTTTTCATCGACCGGGGGGCCGTCGGGTTGTTCGGCCTGCAACTGGCGGGTTACAAACCTCACTACGCCGGTTTCGCTTTTTATTTGTTTTCCGCCTTCATCACTGACCAGAGCCATCAGTACTTTGAGCGGGATTCCTTCCTGTCCTTTTTTCAGGTCTATGTTTAGTTTTACCTGGTGAAGGCCATCGTCCAGAAAATCTCCTATTACGCCCGAGAGGGGGCCAACTTCCTTTACAAGATCAGGGTCAAATGTGATGAGTTCGCTTTTCTCTTCTGCTTTCTGGTGAAGGCGGTCGAGGTAAACCTGCATATTGGACAGGTCTATTCTTTCCTGACTGGAAATCGTTGTCCCTTGCGGAGGTAGCGGACTTTCTGTTTCCAGGGCATCCAGTATCCAGTCAGTGCGGATGGTTGTAGTGGAGGATAATTTGTACGCTTTGAGGCGGTTTTCTTCTGCCGGGAGATCTACAGGTGTGAGTTGCAGACTGGTTTGTTCTTTTTCCGAAATCATTTCATTCACCCACATCGAAAATTTCTCCCCGGTAGTTGGCTCCACTGTTTCCGGGTCGGGCTGGGGAAATCCGTTTCTGTTGACGAAATACAGGTTACATTGAAGAGATTTTACCAGGGAAATCAACCCCAAAAGCTGATGAAAAAACTCTGAAGCGGTATGTTCTTCCGGCGCAATCATCATCTCGGCCAGTACATCCATAGAAACCGCTGGCTCCCTGTCTGCCTCAAAAAGCAAATGGGCGACCCGGTTGGCATACCAGGCAGCCTGCCGGTCTTCATCATTATCCAAAAGATCTTTGTGAAAGCGGTTTGCCTGTTGTTTGGGCATCTCACGCAGGCGCTTTTTTAAATACCCTGCAAAATCTTCCCGGCTTCTTTTGGTCGCAAGCAGAAAGATCTGGGGGATGATTTCCAGGAAGGCCTGCTTTTTGCTATCATCCCATTCAACCAGCAAAGCGGTGAGGTCAATCAGGAATTGCTCCTTTACACTTACACCGGCTCCGGCAAGTTGTAGTGCCTGGGAATCAAGAAATGCCGCCATAGCGCCTTCATTTTCCGGCAAAAACAGATTCACTACCTGCCGTAAAAACCGATCTTGTTTTTCATCTTTATATTGAGGGAAAAGGACGTTCAGAGGTTTGAGACGGGCTTCCAGGCCAGAGTCCCACGTGCGGCCACGCCATGCTTTGAAATGTTTCCACAACCCGGGTCCATCTGGCTTTTGTGGCCATACCAGGGCTATTAGTTTTTGGAAAAATGTTTTTTGTTTTGTCTGTGAAACTGAATGCAGCAACTCTGCAAGCTGCCGGGTGAAGGTTCCTTTCTGGCCGGGAAGTATGTCTGCCAGTTTACCTGCAAATACAGCCTGTTCCAATATACTTCCGGAGTGAAACCTGTCTGTGATTTTTCCGATAAACAACTCACTTTCTTCGGTTGAAAAGGAGTCAGGCCCCAGAATTGTGTGAAGTTTCTGTTCATCTTTTTTCAAATATATCCCCGCCAGCTGCTTCAAAAACTGAATTTTATGCCCGGGCTGAAAGGAGTAAAACAGGTTTTTGAGCTGAGTAAAAATGTTTGCTCTGTCGTCTTTGCCTGCCAACACAGCCAATTCCATCAGTCTGGTGGCAAAAGCATCCTGTTCGGCTTTACTTCCGGTAATAAACAAAGCCGCCAGACGGTGAGCAAAAGTCATCTGAGCTTCAGGAGTACCGGAAACAAATAAATCTTTTAAAGTGGGGTAAAAACGGGTTTCATTTTGTTCGTTTTCATAGGCAAACAGCGACTCCATCTGGCCCGAAAAATCTTTTCTGCCGTTGCCTGAAAATTGCAGTTGATGGTCATCAAAAGGTTCAAAAACCAGTTCGAGCGGCAAGCCCTTGTCGAGATAAAGCAACCCCAGCGATTCGGCGAGGGAAGTGATCTGAGGCAGTGGATGAAATGACTCCTGCCGGACTTTCAGATACAGTTCCTTCCGCAGGTCAGATTGAGGTTGAATAAAAACCGGTACGGAAACCTGATCTTTGAGATGGTTCATGATCAGCTTCACCGTTTGATTTTTTTCCTCCACCTGAATGGGGAAATCCGGATGATTGATGGTCTGGCTTATCACGTTCCGGATCTGATGATCCCTCATGCGTTCCAGCCTGACGCGGCTTTCAAACAGATCCGGGTAGCGGTCTTCATATTCTGAGAGGTAGCCAATGTGTTCTTCACGCATGATAATGATGACCCGGCAGAGAAGATTATGGGTACTTTGGCTGGAGACAGGGGAAAAAGATTGTTTATTATTCCCTTCTGTAATATTCAGCAGTTGAGCCAGATTCTTAAAAAACAGCCGTTGTTCCTGTTTACTTCCGGA
Proteins encoded in this region:
- a CDS encoding ATP-binding protein; the encoded protein is MPTPFKFLAPYEKTDRAYFFGREQETQQLFRSVHASPLTLLYGVTGAGKSSLVKCGLSNCFADTDWHGIYVNRTNDLSQDLFNAIQKESLSYIPKKTPVNDAIRDLYLESFIPLYLIFDQFEQLFLSGSKQEQRLFFKNLAQLLNITEGNNKQSFSPVSSQSTHNLLCRVIIIMREEHIGYLSEYEDRYPDLFESRVRLERMRDHQIRNVISQTINHPDFPIQVEEKNQTVKLIMNHLKDQVSVPVFIQPQSDLRKELYLKVRQESFHPLPQITSLAESLGLLYLDKGLPLELVFEPFDDHQLQFSGNGRKDFSGQMESLFAYENEQNETRFYPTLKDLFVSGTPEAQMTFAHRLAALFITGSKAEQDAFATRLMELAVLAGKDDRANIFTQLKNLFYSFQPGHKIQFLKQLAGIYLKKDEQKLHTILGPDSFSTEESELFIGKITDRFHSGSILEQAVFAGKLADILPGQKGTFTRQLAELLHSVSQTKQKTFFQKLIALVWPQKPDGPGLWKHFKAWRGRTWDSGLEARLKPLNVLFPQYKDEKQDRFLRQVVNLFLPENEGAMAAFLDSQALQLAGAGVSVKEQFLIDLTALLVEWDDSKKQAFLEIIPQIFLLATKRSREDFAGYLKKRLREMPKQQANRFHKDLLDNDEDRQAAWYANRVAHLLFEADREPAVSMDVLAEMMIAPEEHTASEFFHQLLGLISLVKSLQCNLYFVNRNGFPQPDPETVEPTTGEKFSMWVNEMISEKEQTSLQLTPVDLPAEENRLKAYKLSSTTTIRTDWILDALETESPLPPQGTTISSQERIDLSNMQVYLDRLHQKAEEKSELITFDPDLVKEVGPLSGVIGDFLDDGLHQVKLNIDLKKGQEGIPLKVLMALVSDEGGKQIKSETGVVRFVTRQLQAEQPDGPPVDEKLIRQCIEKFQEMRIISA
- a CDS encoding enolase C-terminal domain-like protein yields the protein MPNLSTQIEEVVITPIAIGDPPLLNAAGLHAPYALRNIVQVKTRGNVTGIAEVPGGVGILHALEASKELLIGADIFQFNLLAYRIKEFFQKKSDENRGDKPWDQRKAVHVISAFEVASLDIMGKELNRRVAELLGGVFRERVPFAAYLFYKHEGAGGEWGFATDPKATGWEAERQKAALTPEDMVRQAVEMCRYFGFKSIKLKGGVFEPKEEVAAIRALAKHFGPQIPLRFDPNAVWSPQTARRWGKELEPMLDYLEDPVRGQQEMAALRKELKVPLATNMCTTSFAQLKSSVEWGSEDIILSDHHFWGGLRASMDLYKICTIFGRGFSMHSNSHLGISLAAMIHLGAALPVFAHALDTHYPWQVDEVIEGGKIHFEDGMAKLPEGPGLGVSINQEALKQLHQNYLHCGLKERNDEVEMQKVIPGWKFMPTRY
- a CDS encoding acyl-CoA dehydrogenase family protein, whose protein sequence is MKSYYFTEEHEMFRQSLRSFLDKEVIPHIDRWEEEEQIPKEVWKKMGDLGFLGLSYPEKYGGMALDFFYDVIFCEEVSKCFSGGFAVTQMVVQYMSGPYILKYGSDFLKEKYLPKIISGEWVCSIAITEPGAGSDAANIQTNATREGDHYIVNGAKTFITNGVYGDFLVAVVKTDPQAGPAGVSLLVIDRNAPGVSATKLKKLGWHASDTAELSFDQVKVPVENLIGKEGHGFYYLMGGLQVERLTGSVGAYAGCEAALEYALGYMAERKAFGRTINKFQVLRHRVAQLAAELEAVKQFVLYCARRHNDGEYIVKECSMAKLLSTELSDKTAYDCLQFLGGYGYMEEYRMARMFRDSRILTIGGGTSEIMREIIAKMVIDDVKYAPASRQNSFNPEKAEE
- a CDS encoding SDR family oxidoreductase, whose translation is MFASTLFKDKIALVTGGRSGIGYAIAQMMLSLGAKVYIASRKEDKLREAASKLGEFGHCEAFPCDIRQTEQIARLAQHIKTREGRLDILINNAGGQFPLAAEAISDNGWNAVINNNLNGTFFMTRDMANTFFIPQKEGVIVNIIADIFRGFPGMAHTGAARAGVENLTKTLAVEWAKYHIRINSVAPGIINSTGLDQYPPQLKQGLEEAIPMKRFGTVEEVAWMTCFLASPMAAFTTGDTIYVDGGRRLSGELFKF
- a CDS encoding SUMF1/EgtB/PvdO family nonheme iron enzyme codes for the protein MNLEISHDLLASQIRRRFPSREENRRRSEKLIKQNYALHLSRRQEGGNFWLDEEDLVFITPFLGGIDLNHAEASYVKKSRRKADLAAIWARGKWILWIGTALLALLVLTGSISMYQTGVIEEKSDSIAGFNMGAIIPNMPAKPITLMIDSVPVTVFFSGDLNPAIDTLYATNTRPVQKDDPSPVPDPPKPGPPSPDPVAPNESAAALKACNNQVDSLEKREYNYILRLNKLTADLSRKDNLIASLNERIDKKDGLIDNINHRNDSLQKELKTCQNLPTNPTIIEKPIAMINRQVDDLICQLKYDKAYDILADAGDWKSTETVPNLLELAYFYLEAGQTPQAAEMLGEVQKIDPPRGADAPLSGKSPSQLKKYLNELSIKYNLKSKVSLEERYFPDMVRVDGGNVVYRLKTPSEVVTLDDSAKATSSAINARLDNFEIGKYEITSWQYNLYCTATGKRMPNLMPGMRVSGDLPVVNITWLDAIEYCNWLSEKQGLTPAYTGKTLSSIRINWDASGYRLPTEMEWTFAAAGGRKGGPVELYAGSDDPAEVAWYEENSQVAGSAQIAKVGGLAANELGLYDMSGNAWEWCWDSYDPDYIKKLAKADIWHINPRGPETGEYKVLHGGSYALAGKYSKIRFRGRSKPMVANEYDGFRVVKK
- a CDS encoding aldolase/citrate lyase family protein, whose amino-acid sequence is MNALKEKIKNNEAVHGCWLSVGSAMNAEIMGKAGFDWLLIDLEHGAGTESELPGQLQALSGVPTQAIVRVESGQPKRIQRVLDIGAAGIMFPQLNTSAEVAEALGHMVYPPAGTRGAARMVRATDFGLNANTYFADTRAHLTSMVQIETLESLKHLDEIAALEGTDVLFVGPSDLTFALGIFGQWEHPDYVAALKATVKACKNAGKAAGILLLDSEQYERFYDLGFRVIACGSDASILLTSAKDLASDLKNQQILKEKKSREN